Proteins from one Crocosphaera sp. UHCC 0190 genomic window:
- a CDS encoding AAA-like domain-containing protein yields MTVMAQSKSSKSRRRRGVILTQQGLEKLQKAKSDAEYLDNHGNRYTLEVLSAKTELAVDTLMKVFACESGVDKQTLKTCFKAFNLSLTAQDFYRPELSSTEVEQPLLLEPELPEGQVPLNSQFYVERSPVESDCYKAILQPGALIRLKAARRMGKSSLLAKIVNYGINNGCSSVSLSLQLADKNLFQDLDKFLKWFCANISLSLHIPNKIADYWDDLFGSKISCKIYFEQYILANLKTPLVLALDDVDRLFQYPDLADDFFALLRAWHEEGKNRDIWKKLRLVVAHSSEVYIPLNVNHSPFNVGIPIELPMLTPQQVQDLAKRYELSWSLQQVNKLMDLVGGHPYLIRLALYYVWRKDVKLECILKTDFQSPNHIYPTFRTSFVPKKIMAWNPARTQWANK; encoded by the coding sequence ATGACGGTTATGGCGCAGTCAAAGTCAAGTAAAAGTAGACGCAGACGGGGAGTAATTCTAACTCAACAAGGATTAGAAAAACTCCAAAAGGCTAAATCTGATGCTGAATATCTAGACAATCACGGAAATCGCTACACTTTAGAAGTGTTAAGTGCTAAAACGGAGTTAGCGGTTGATACTTTAATGAAAGTTTTCGCCTGTGAATCAGGGGTTGATAAACAAACCCTGAAAACCTGTTTTAAAGCGTTTAATCTCAGTTTAACGGCTCAAGACTTTTATCGTCCTGAATTATCCAGCACAGAAGTAGAGCAACCCCTTCTCCTTGAACCCGAATTACCCGAAGGCCAAGTTCCCCTGAATTCACAATTTTATGTTGAGCGATCGCCAGTCGAATCAGACTGTTATAAGGCTATTTTACAGCCTGGGGCCTTAATTCGGTTGAAAGCAGCAAGACGAATGGGAAAAAGCTCTCTATTAGCGAAAATTGTTAATTATGGGATTAATAATGGCTGTTCTTCTGTTTCTTTAAGTTTACAGTTGGCAGATAAAAATTTATTTCAAGATTTAGATAAGTTTCTTAAATGGTTTTGTGCAAATATTAGTCTTAGTTTACACATTCCCAACAAGATTGCTGATTATTGGGATGATTTATTTGGCAGTAAAATTAGTTGTAAAATTTATTTTGAACAGTACATTTTAGCTAATCTTAAAACCCCCTTAGTTTTAGCATTGGATGATGTAGATCGTCTCTTTCAATATCCCGATCTAGCGGATGATTTTTTTGCTTTATTAAGAGCTTGGCATGAAGAAGGAAAAAACCGAGATATTTGGAAAAAACTACGGTTAGTTGTTGCACATTCTTCTGAGGTTTATATTCCTCTCAATGTGAATCACTCTCCCTTTAATGTGGGTATTCCTATTGAATTACCGATGTTAACGCCTCAACAAGTACAAGATTTAGCGAAACGGTACGAGTTAAGTTGGTCATTACAACAAGTCAATAAATTGATGGATTTGGTAGGGGGACATCCTTATTTAATACGCCTGGCACTATATTATGTTTGGCGCAAAGATGTCAAATTAGAATGTATTTTAAAGACGGATTTTCAGTCACCTAATCATATTTATCCCACATTCCGCACATCTTTCGTCCCAAAAAAGATTATGGCTTGGAACCCCGCTAGAACTCAGTGGGCAAACAAATGA
- a CDS encoding Hsp20/alpha crystallin family protein: MALVRYNPWKEMNSLQRQINQLFDDGVLTNLGRDLKELSFSPSAEISETDEVIFLKLELPGIKAEDVDIQVTKEAVYLTGERKETAKSEENGVTRSEFRYGKFSRAIALPTLINNTNVTAEYKDGILHLTLPKAEDEKNKVVKVSLG; the protein is encoded by the coding sequence ATGGCACTGGTTCGTTATAACCCTTGGAAAGAAATGAACTCCTTACAACGTCAAATCAATCAACTATTTGATGATGGTGTATTAACTAATTTAGGACGAGACTTAAAAGAACTAAGTTTCTCACCTTCTGCGGAAATTTCCGAGACTGATGAGGTAATTTTTCTCAAATTAGAACTCCCTGGAATTAAAGCAGAAGATGTGGATATTCAGGTAACAAAAGAAGCGGTTTATCTTACCGGAGAACGCAAAGAAACCGCAAAATCTGAGGAAAATGGTGTAACTCGTAGTGAGTTCCGTTATGGTAAGTTTTCCCGTGCGATCGCTTTACCTACCCTCATTAATAATACCAATGTTACCGCAGAATATAAGGATGGAATTCTACATCTAACTTTACCTAAAGCTGAAGATGAAAAGAACAAAGTGGTTAAAGTTAGTTTAGGTTAG
- a CDS encoding glycoside hydrolase family 3 N-terminal domain-containing protein: MIVVRGSGYLFDHQIRYPVWEASNPVLQRWLETLNLGGVILLGGSGAELLLRTQQLQEWSKTPLFIAADIEEGVGQRFSGATWFPPPMALGEIAKNDLDLGISYAQEMGKITAHEALSIGINWLLTPVVDVNNNPDNPVINIRSFGDTPDIVSALVTAFIEGAKNYPALTTAKHFPGHGDTVSDSHLNLPIINHDNERLESLELMPFQAAIEAKVDSVMTAHLLINAWDNENPATLSKPILTGKLREKLGFEGLIVTDALVMGGVANFADAEEVAVKAVEAGADVLLMPDDPEKAINAVYNAVESGRLTRERIEASVRRIWQAKQKIFNQEKPDLSIYNLSQPTARQTVKNILKYSLKTNNKTLEKVSSNTPKRNLIVVDDLLNADFLDRQMPGVIIPKYLGYDLQLVDQNTLDNVLDDNRSTLLQIFLRGNPFRGSAGFNENSKSFYHNLLKKSIVHGLIIYGSPYILDWFKTQINEELSWVFSYGQMAESQAIACQILFNLSASELGNISESLGDVFI, translated from the coding sequence ATGATCGTCGTTCGTGGGTCTGGTTATTTGTTTGATCATCAAATTCGTTACCCCGTTTGGGAAGCCTCTAACCCAGTGTTACAACGTTGGTTAGAAACGTTAAACCTAGGCGGGGTGATTTTGTTAGGGGGAAGTGGGGCAGAATTATTATTAAGAACTCAACAGTTACAAGAATGGTCAAAAACCCCCTTATTCATCGCTGCGGATATTGAAGAAGGGGTCGGACAACGGTTTTCTGGGGCTACTTGGTTTCCTCCTCCTATGGCCTTAGGAGAAATTGCTAAAAATGATTTAGACTTAGGGATTAGTTATGCCCAAGAAATGGGAAAAATTACCGCCCACGAAGCTTTATCTATTGGCATTAATTGGCTCTTAACTCCGGTAGTTGATGTTAATAATAATCCTGATAATCCTGTCATTAATATTCGCTCTTTTGGGGATACGCCAGATATTGTTAGTGCGTTAGTAACGGCATTTATTGAAGGGGCGAAAAACTATCCTGCTTTAACGACTGCCAAGCATTTTCCTGGCCATGGAGATACAGTTAGTGATTCTCATCTTAATTTACCGATAATTAATCATGATAATGAGCGATTAGAAAGCTTAGAATTAATGCCCTTTCAAGCAGCAATTGAGGCAAAGGTTGATAGTGTGATGACGGCTCATTTATTAATTAATGCTTGGGATAATGAAAATCCGGCTACCTTATCTAAGCCAATTTTAACAGGTAAATTACGAGAAAAATTAGGCTTTGAGGGATTAATTGTTACTGATGCTTTAGTCATGGGAGGGGTGGCAAATTTTGCTGATGCTGAAGAAGTTGCAGTGAAGGCAGTTGAAGCAGGGGCAGATGTTTTATTAATGCCAGATGATCCTGAAAAAGCAATTAATGCTGTTTATAATGCTGTGGAGTCAGGAAGATTAACAAGAGAAAGAATTGAAGCTTCTGTTAGGCGTATTTGGCAAGCTAAGCAAAAGATTTTTAATCAGGAAAAACCTGATTTATCTATTTATAATTTATCTCAACCAACAGCAAGACAAACGGTTAAAAACATCCTCAAATATTCTCTCAAAACCAATAATAAAACCCTGGAAAAAGTTTCATCTAATACCCCAAAACGTAATTTAATTGTTGTTGATGATTTACTCAATGCTGACTTTTTAGATCGACAAATGCCAGGGGTAATAATTCCTAAATATTTAGGCTATGATTTACAATTAGTTGACCAAAATACATTAGATAATGTTTTAGACGATAATCGTTCAACATTATTACAAATTTTCCTGCGGGGTAATCCGTTTCGAGGCAGTGCAGGATTTAATGAAAACTCAAAGAGTTTTTACCATAATTTGCTTAAAAAGTCAATAGTTCATGGCTTAATTATTTATGGAAGTCCTTATATTTTAGACTGGTTTAAAACCCAGATTAATGAGGAATTATCTTGGGTATTTTCTTATGGACAGATGGCAGAAAGTCAGGCGATCGCTTGTCAAATATTGTTTAATTTATCAGCATCAGAATTAGGGAATATATCCGAAAGTTTAGGAGATGTTTTTATTTAA
- the rbfA gene encoding 30S ribosome-binding factor RbfA yields MANNRRVSRVSSLIKREVSQMLLFDIKDDRVGAGMVSVTDVNVSGDLQHAKIFVSIYGTEEAKEETMQGLKSSEGYVRRELAQRMRLRRAPEVVFLEDLAIERGDKMLNLLNQIKETTPLDDESYNSEEE; encoded by the coding sequence ATGGCTAACAATCGTCGGGTTTCTCGCGTTTCCTCGTTAATAAAACGCGAAGTTTCTCAAATGCTTCTCTTTGACATCAAAGATGATCGTGTTGGGGCTGGTATGGTAAGCGTAACCGATGTAAACGTCTCTGGGGACTTACAACACGCTAAAATCTTTGTCAGCATTTATGGCACAGAAGAAGCTAAAGAAGAAACTATGCAGGGGTTAAAATCATCAGAAGGTTATGTGCGGCGAGAGTTAGCACAACGAATGCGACTCAGACGCGCCCCAGAAGTGGTCTTTCTTGAAGATCTTGCCATTGAAAGGGGTGATAAAATGTTGAACCTCCTTAACCAAATTAAGGAAACTACGCCCTTAGATGATGAGTCCTATAATTCAGAAGAAGAATAA